In one Myotis daubentonii chromosome 1, mMyoDau2.1, whole genome shotgun sequence genomic region, the following are encoded:
- the PPP1R13B gene encoding apoptosis-stimulating of p53 protein 1 isoform X6, protein MMYEHLQKWGPRREEVKFFLRHEDSPTESSEQGGRQTQEQRAQRNVINVPGEKRAENGVGHPRVELTLSELQDMAARQQQQIENQQQMLVAKEQRLHFLQQQERQQQQSISENEKLQKLKERVEAQENKLKKIRAVRGQVDYSRIMNGNLSAEIERFSAMFQEKKQEVQTAILRVDQLSQQLEDLRKGKLNGLQPYPGKLTGPAAAELKRLYQELQIRNQLNQEQNSKLQQQKDLLNKRNMEVAMMDKRIGELRERLYGKKIQLSRVNGASSPQSPLSTPGRVAAVGPYIQVPSAGSCSAPGDPLKPQSLTVASGAAHGRPKPDGHGRPRVTRSWTVSDLDIGPDCGSARQAADSLTDPNDGNWPTLKQNMSSSVKPTQMAPVDWKDPSMEGPLRQGPVSSQPAPLSALGAPEKLGIEMGKMPPPVPGVGKQLPPSYGTHPSPAPVGPGPTNSLERRKEGSLPRPSAGLAGRQKPGPLPSVGSTHPPGSSQQIQQRISVPPSPTYPPAGPPAFPAGDGKPELPLTVAIRPFLADKGSRPQSPRKGPQTVNSSSIYSMYLQQATPPKNYQPAAHGASNKSVKAVYGKPVLPAGSGSTSPSPLPFLHGPLATSTSQPTPPAESAEREPEQDSPAPPAEATGAMESLPRPLSPTKLTPIVHSPLRYQSDADLEALRRKLANAPRPLKKRSSITEPEGPGGPNIQKLLYQRFNTLAGGMEGTPFYQPSPSQGLTGTLADMDNGNTNANGNLGEASPAQPTAPLPAEPAPASDANDNELPSPEPEGLVRLQTTPQTVEPAEDDNNNVATALATEQVPSPGAEAPSPGQEPVSPSRPPVAPLLAASTSKRTNLKKPNSERTGRGLRVRFNPLALLLDASLEGEFDLVQRIIYEVEDPSKPNDEGITPLHNAVCAGHHHIVRFLLDFGVNVNAADSDGWTPLHCAASCNSVHLCKQLVESGAAIFASTISDIETAADKCEEMEEGYIQCSQFLYGVQEKLGVMNKGVVYALWSYEAQNSDELSFREGDAITILRRKDEHETQWWWARLGDREGYVPRNLLGLCPRIQPRQRTLA, encoded by the exons GTGGGGCACCCACGTGTGGAGCTGACCCTCTCAGAGCTCCAAGAcatggcagccaggcagcagcagcagatcgAAAACCAGCAGCAGATGTTGGTCGCCAAG GAGCAGCGTCTGCATTTTCTACAGCAGCAGGAGCGCCAGCAGCAGCAGTCGATTTCTGAGAATGAAAAGCTTCAGAAGCTGAAAGAGCGGGTGGAAGCCCAGGAAAACAAGCTGAAGAAGATCCGAGCCGTGCGGGGGCAGGTGGACTACAGCAGGATCATGAACGGCAACCTGT CTGCCGAGATAGAGAGGTTCAGCGCCATGTTCCAGGAAAAGAAGCAGGAGGTGCAGACGGCCATTCTGCGCGTCGACCAgctcagccagcagctggaggaccTCAGGAAGGGGAAGCTGAACGGGCTGCAGCCCTACCCCGGCAAGCTGACCGGCCCGGCCGCCGCGGAGCTGAAGCGGCTGTACCAGGAGCTGCAG ATTCGTAACCAGCTTAACCAGGAACAGAATTCAAAACTGCAGCAGCAGAAGGACCTCTTAAATAAGCGCAACATGGAGGTGGCCATGATGGACAAGCGCATCGGCGAGCTGCGCGAGCGTCTGTACGGGAAGAAAATCCAG CTGAGCCGTGTGAATGGCGCGTCGTCGCCACAGTCACCCCTGAGCACGCCCGGCAGGGTGGCTGCCGTGGGACCTTACATCCAGGTTCCCAGCGCCGGCAGCTGCTCAGCGCCGGGGGACCCCTTAAAGCCCCAGTCTCTcactgttgcttcaggagctgcCCATGGGAGGCCCAAACCCG ATGGCCATGGTAGACCCAGAGTGACCCGCTCGTGGACAGTGTCCGACCTGGACATCGGGCCCGACTGCGGCTCCGCACGGCAAGCTGCAGACTCCCTGACGGACC CTAATGATGGAAACTGGCCAACACTAAAACAAAATATGAGCTCTTCGGTGAAACCAACACAGATGGCCCCTGTGGACTGGAAGGACCCGAGCATGGAGGGGCCGCTCAGGCAGGGCCCCGTCTCCAGCCAGCCTGCGCCCTTGTCAGCTCTGGGAGCCCCGGAGAAGCTG GGCATCGAGATGGGTAAAATGCCACCCCCGGTCCCTGGTGTCGGCAAGCAGCTGCCGCCGAGCTACGGCACACACCCAAGTCCTGCGCCCGTGGGTCCAGGGCCCACAAACTCcctggagaggaggaaggagggcagcTTGCCCAGGCCCAGCGCAGGCCTGGCCGGTCGGCAGAAGCCCGGCCCTCTGCCCTCCGTGGGCAGCACCCACCCGCCGGGCTCCTCCCAGCAGATCCAGCAGCGGATTTCTGTGCCCCCGAGCCCCACATACCCGCCCGCAGGGCCGCCTGCATTTCCCGCTGGAGACGGCAAACCTGAGCTCCCACTGACTGTGGCCATCAGGCCCTTCCTGGCAGACAAAGGATCCAGGCCACAGTCCCCCAGGAAAGGACCCCAGACAGTGAATTCAAGTTCCATATACTCCATGTACCTCCAGCAAGCCACGCCCCCCAAGAATTACCAGCCCGCAGCACATGGCGCCTCGAATAAGTCTGTCAAAGCAG TGTACGGGAAGCCCGTCCTGCCAGCGGGCTCGGGCTCAACGTCCCCGTCGCCGCTGCCGTTTCTTCATGGGCCGCTGGCCACCAGCACCTCGCAGCCCACGCCCCCTGCAGAGAGTGCCGAGCGGGAGCCCGAGCAGGACAGCCCGGCCCCGCCCGCGGAGGCCACGGGCGCCATGGAGAGCCTGCCGCGGCCGCTCAGCCCCACCAAGCTCACGCCCATCGTGCACTCGCCGCTGCGCTACCAGAGCGACGCGGACCTGGAGGCCCTGCGCCGGAAGCTGGCCAACGCGCCGCGGCCGCTGAAGAAGCGCAGCTCCATCACGGAGCCCGAGGGTCCGGGCGGGCCCAACATCCAGAAGCTGCTCTACCAGCGCTTCAACACCCTGGCCGGCGGCATGGAGGGCACCCCGTTCTACCAGCCCAGCCCCTCGCAGGGCCTCACGGGCACCCTGGCCGACATGGACAATGGGAACACCAATGCCAACGGGAACCTGGgggaggccagccctgcccagcccaccgCCCCGCTGCCCGCCGAGCCTGCTCCTGCCTCGGATGCCAACGACAACGAGCTCCCCTCCCCTGAGCCTGAGGGGCTCGTCCGTCTCCAGACCACCCCCCAGACCGTGGAGCCCGCGGAGGACGACAACAACAACGTGGCCACGGCCCTGGCCACGGAGCAGGTCCCGAGCCCTGGGGCCGAGGCCCCCTCTCCAGGGCAAGAGCCAGTTTCCCCATCACGTCCCCCGGTCGCACCCCTGCTCGCAGCCTCTACG AGCAAGCGGACCAACCTGAAGAAGCCCAACTCCGAGCGCACCGGCCGCGGGCTGCGCGTCCGCTTCAACCCCCTGGCGCTGCTCCTGGACGCGTCCCTGGAGGGAGAGTTCGACCTGGTGCAGAGGATCATCTACGAG GTGGAAGACCCCAGCAAGCCCAACGACGAAGGGATCACCCCGCTGCACAACGCCGTCTGCGCCGGCCACCACCACATCGTGCGTTTCCTACTGGACTTTGGTGTCAACGTGAACGCCGCCGACAGCGATGGCTG GACGCCGCTGCACTGTGCCGCCTCCTGCAACAGCGTGCACCTCTGCAAACAGCTGGTGGAGAGCGGTGCCGCCATTTTTGCCTCGACCATCAGCGACATTGAAACTGCTGCGGACAAGtgcgaggagatggaggagggctACATCCAGTGCTCCCAGTTTCTGTATG GGGTGCAGGAGAAGCTGGGCGTGATGAACAAGGGCGTGGTGTACGCGCTGTGGAGCTACGAGGCCCAGAACAGCGACGAGCTGTCCTTCCGAGAAGGCGACGCCATCACCATCCTGAGGCGCAAGGATGAGCACGAGACCCAGTGGTGGTGGGCTCGCCTGGGGGACCGGGAGGGCTACGtgcccagaaacctgctgggg